In Chitinibacter sp. SCUT-21, a single genomic region encodes these proteins:
- a CDS encoding deaminase, giving the protein MAIQQVAGFLAEHKNQCTLYTTLEPCMMCLGAMINVGIDTIVVAQADTWIGTLNLLLHGDYYRHKQQGMTIITGVIAEESQLLLKEYVRRSGVRQHLASAINESAEVKSTKP; this is encoded by the coding sequence TTGGCGATTCAGCAAGTAGCAGGCTTTTTGGCTGAGCATAAAAATCAATGCACGCTGTACACCACGCTTGAGCCATGCATGATGTGCTTGGGCGCGATGATTAATGTCGGCATCGATACTATCGTGGTGGCGCAAGCGGATACTTGGATCGGCACACTCAATTTGCTACTGCACGGCGATTATTATCGTCATAAGCAGCAAGGTATGACGATAATCACCGGCGTGATTGCTGAAGAATCACAGTTATTGCTCAAAGAATACGTACGTCGTTCTGGGGTACGGCAGCATTTAGCATCGGCCATTAATGAATCGGCTGAAGTAAAATCAACAAAGCCTTAA